The Punica granatum isolate Tunisia-2019 chromosome 4, ASM765513v2, whole genome shotgun sequence genome has a window encoding:
- the LOC116205629 gene encoding ras-related protein RABF2b, whose protein sequence is MASTGNKNINAKLVLLGDVGAGKSSLVLRFVKGQFVEFQESTIGAAFFSQTLAVNDATVKFEIWDTAGQERYHSLAPMYYRGAAAAIIVYDITNQASFERAKKWVQELQAQGNPNMVMALAGNKADLLDARKVTSEEAQSYAQENGLFFMETSAKTAANVNDVFYEIAKRLPRVQPAPNPSGMVLMDRPAERTASASCCS, encoded by the exons ATGGCCAGCACCGGGAACAAGAACATCAATGCCAAATTG GTGCTTCTAGGAGATGTTGGAGCTGGAAAATCTAGTCTAGTATTGCGCTTTGTTAAGGGGCAGTTTGTTGAATTTCAG GAATCAACTATTGGTGCTGCATTCTTCTCTCAAACGTTGGCTGTAAATGATGCAACTGTCAAATTTGAAATCTGGGATACAGCTGGTCAGGAAAGATACCATAGCCTTGCCCCAATGTACTACAGAGGAGCTGCGGCTGCTATAATAGTATATGATATAACAAACCAA GCTTCATTTGAGCGGGCAAAGAAATGGGTACAAGAACTTCAAGCACAGG GCAATCCAAACATGGTCATGGCACTTGCTGGGAACAAAGCAGATTTGTTAGATGCTCGGAAGGTCACATCAGAG GAAGCTCAAAGCTATGCTCAAGAGAATGGCCTATTCTTCATGGAAACGTCGGCAAAAACTGCAGCCAATGTCAATGACGTTTTCTATGAAATAG CAAAGAGACTACCGAGAGTGCAGCCTGCGCCAAACCCATCGGGGATGGTTCTTATGGATAGACCTGCAGAGAGAACCGCATCTGCATCCTGTTGTTCTTAA